The Pseudomonas moraviensis genome contains the following window.
CTGCTCTACGGACGAGGGTTGCCCCACGATATTGGAGGCAGAAGAGATCTGGGCGGCTTGGGGCATTGGGCTCTCTCGCTTGGCTGACCGTCAGTGAAACGGAACGTTGCGAGGGCTATAGCAATACCCGTGCCTAAAAAAAACCGCTTATAAATGAAGCGGTTGAAAAACAGGCGTCAATCATCCGCCTGTTCATCTCCTCCAGCGCGGCTCATGCCGTACTTGCGCATCTTCTCGACCAGCGTGGTGCGACGAATACGCAGACGCTCAGCAGCACGGGCGACAATGCCATTGGCATCGTCCAGCGCCTGCTGAATCAGGCCCTGCTCCAGGCCACCGAGGTAGTCCTTGAGGTCCAGACCTTCCGGCGGCAGCAGTGCGTTGGCGCTGAAGTCCGGAGTATGGCCATTGATCGCCACGCGCTCTTCAAGATCGCTACGCAGACTGTCGACCATTTGCTCGTCTTCGTCGTCGACGTAGCGGAATTTCTTCGGCAGCTCGACCACGCCGATCACCCCGTACGGGTGCATGATCGCCATACGCTCAACGAGGTTGGCCAGTTCGCGGACGTTGCCCGGCCAGCCGTGACGGCACAGCGACATGATCGCCGCCGAGTTGAAACGGATCGAACCACGCTTCTCGTGCTCCATGCGCGAGATCAGTTCGTTCATCAACAGCGGGATATCTTCGACACGCTCGCGCAGCGGCGCCATCTCGATCGGGAACACGTTCAGGCGATAGTAGAGGTCTTCGCGGAACGAGCCGATCTCGATCATGCTTTCGAGATTCTTGTGGGTCGCGGCAATGATGCGCACGTCGACGCTCTGGGTCTTGTTGCTGCCCACGCGCTCGAAGGTACGCTCCTGAAGCACGCGCAGCAGTTTGACCTGCATCGGCAGCGGCATGTCGCCGATTTCGTCGAGGAACAGCGTGCCGCCGTTGGCCAGTTCAAAGCGTCCGGCACGGCTGGTGATCGCACCGGTGAAGGCGCCCTTCTCGTGGCCGAACAGTTCGCTTTCCAGCAGCTCAGCAGGGATCGCCCCGCAGTTGACCGGCACGAACGGCGCGTCGCGGCGCTTGGAGTGGTAGTGCAGGTTGCGCGCGACCACTTCCTTGCCAGTGCCGGACTCGCCGAGGATCAGCACGCTGGCGTCGGTGTCGGCCACCTGCTGCATCATCTGACGGACGTGCTGGATCGCACGACTGGTGCCGACGAGGCTGCGGAAAAGATTGGGTTCGCGATGACGGCCGCGTTCACGGGCCTGGTCGTACATCTCGCGATAGACCTGGGCGCGGTGCAGCGAATCGAGCAATTTGCTGTAGCTGGGCGGCATTTCCAGGGTCGAAAGGACGCGGCGACGCTGGTCTTCAGGCAGGTCAACGGAAGAATTATCGCCCATTAACAAAACCGGAAGGAACTCATCCCAGGTTGCGAGTGTCTTTAGCAAGCCCAAAAGCGCGCCAGGAGCATTGACGGTCCCGATCAGTACGCAAATGACCTCACGACTAGACGACAAAGAGCCGACTGCCTGCTGCCAGTCATGGCTGCCGCAGGGTAAATTTTCTTCGCCAAGAAAATTCAAAATCACCGCCAGGTCGCGGCGGCGGACGCTATCGTCATCGATCAGCAGAATTTTGGTTTCACGCCACATGCAATAGCAACTTCCCTAGTCAACTCAATGCCCGAAAAATAAGGCAAGCGAGACGCTTGCAGGACACCATGTGCCTGTAGACGCCCTAAACCTGATAATAGCCACTAGTTAAGTCAAAAAACCGTGCACAGTCAAATTTATGGCGCACATCTCTGGTTCAACTGACGGTTAATCAACCAAACAGATGGTAAACCTTTGCAGCCTTTTGCGCTTGGGTGATCTGCGACATCTCGTTGGCTATCGCCTGCCGCTCGCCCATTGCCACCTCAAGAAGCTCTTTGTACACGAATAGCAGCTCTTCAAGGTTATCGCGCAACGCAACTTCGTCCAGCGAAGCTTCCGCCATGACGTCTTCCATGCAGGAACGGCAAGCCAGATCCAGCTCGCCAATGGCTTCCCAGTTTCGCTCGGCCAGAGCACCGACCAACGCTTCACGGGTATCGGCTATTCGCTGCAATACAAGACTCATGGTGATCTCCTTCAGAACTGCGGAGCCGGCACAGGCGCGATGGCGTCCCAGCCTTCTTTGACCGTTGTCAGCAGGCCGGCCACTTCGTCGAGGACACGTGGATCGCTGCTGATATTTGCTTCGGCAAGGCGCTTCATCATGTAGATGTACAGGCCATCCAGATCGGCCAGCGCCTCTGCATTATTTTCGAGATCGAGACCTTCGCGCAGGCCACTGACGATGCCGATAGCCTTGCTGATCGCCGTGCATTTGCCGGGGATGTCCTTGCGCTCGATGGCGCCTTTGGCCTGAGCAATACGGGCCAGGCCACCTTCCATCAACATTTGCACCAGGCGGTGCGGGCTCGCTTCGGACGTCTGCGCGTGCGCGCCGACTTTCTGGTATTGCCGAAGGGCTAACATCGGGTTCATGTTCTACCTCATTGCCACGTTGACTCGTATAACCAGTGTATCGCCAACCGCTCCGAAAACTTTAGATCAAAAGACAAAAACCCGGCGCACGCCGATAAAGCGTAGCCGGGTTTTTGTCGTGACTGACTGTTACTTCGCCGACTGCTGCGCGTTCAGCGAGCTGAA
Protein-coding sequences here:
- a CDS encoding sigma-54 dependent transcriptional regulator, with product MWRETKILLIDDDSVRRRDLAVILNFLGEENLPCGSHDWQQAVGSLSSSREVICVLIGTVNAPGALLGLLKTLATWDEFLPVLLMGDNSSVDLPEDQRRRVLSTLEMPPSYSKLLDSLHRAQVYREMYDQARERGRHREPNLFRSLVGTSRAIQHVRQMMQQVADTDASVLILGESGTGKEVVARNLHYHSKRRDAPFVPVNCGAIPAELLESELFGHEKGAFTGAITSRAGRFELANGGTLFLDEIGDMPLPMQVKLLRVLQERTFERVGSNKTQSVDVRIIAATHKNLESMIEIGSFREDLYYRLNVFPIEMAPLRERVEDIPLLMNELISRMEHEKRGSIRFNSAAIMSLCRHGWPGNVRELANLVERMAIMHPYGVIGVVELPKKFRYVDDEDEQMVDSLRSDLEERVAINGHTPDFSANALLPPEGLDLKDYLGGLEQGLIQQALDDANGIVARAAERLRIRRTTLVEKMRKYGMSRAGGDEQADD
- the fliS gene encoding flagellar export chaperone FliS; translated protein: MNPMLALRQYQKVGAHAQTSEASPHRLVQMLMEGGLARIAQAKGAIERKDIPGKCTAISKAIGIVSGLREGLDLENNAEALADLDGLYIYMMKRLAEANISSDPRVLDEVAGLLTTVKEGWDAIAPVPAPQF